The Nerophis ophidion isolate RoL-2023_Sa linkage group LG21, RoL_Noph_v1.0, whole genome shotgun sequence region agagcgccgatagaactgccggcccaatcacaaaatatctacggcttttcccacacgcataagtgaatgcaaggcatacttggtcaacagccatacaggtcacactgagggttaccgtataacaactttaacactgtaacaaatatgcgcagcactgtgaacccacaccaaacgcatttcgggagaacatccggacTGTAACAAGacgtaaacaaaacagaacaaatacccagaaccccttgcagcactaattcttctgggacgctacaatatacaccccccgctactcccAAACCCCAACctctaccccgcccacctcaacctcctcatgctctctcagggagagggAGTCCATTAACTGTACAACCACATgtgcatacatacactcatgtatACAATCACGTTTCAGCAAACATATTAACGTTGTTCCCCTACGGGAAACacagcacactgacaaagcttaacctattgttactataacaatctacaaggttaatatagttggcttctctttcttcccctccatttatcggctttcttttgtaattcacgttattattacatgtatgtattgttgcatttgaaataactgttttgttgatattagaggtaattattgttattatttagtaGTAGTGCTATtcgtattggtatttgtattgctcaatTTGTAGTGCAAAAACCTTCATTGTCTTTTCTGTGTTGCAATATTTACTTCACTTATTGCTtcttatttgtacatatcgtatttgaagatgctgttctgttgttgttgttgtggtcgTGCGGGACGGGTAAATTTCAGAGgctgtatagtaccgaaaatgattcattagtatcgcggtactataccaatgccgatataccgtacaaccctaatacaaacatacatttattaaTTGTTATCTTATTTATGGTCAAAGATGAGCTGAAGCCTATTCCACCGAAGTGCTTGAGAAAACCTGAGAAGGTACAATTCAACTTCCACTCTAAAAGGTTAAAGTCAAGTTTTGATCACAGAAACTTTCTAAAAAAACAGTAATTGCAAACCTTAATTTCTTTCTCCTGCTGGCCGTTGCAGGTTCGGATCATACATATTCTGGTCTGTCTTTCCAGCTGACAGCGATGGTTATCGTTGGTGATGCGGGATGATACCCCCATGCCGCATGTGGCAGAGCACTCACTCCACGCCGTTGTTTGGACTATACAGTTATCTCTGGGACTCTCCCTTTCTAGCGCAGGAAGGGACACTGAGATGGGTTGTAAGGAGGGTAGAGGATGGACCTGAGAAGGCTCTGCAATGACacaggatgttttattttttagaaaaagttatcctttttttaatcaaatatatTATCAAATATTTGGATGGAGTCCTGCACAAGGTCAAACTGTATTTGGCTCATGCAATCTGTATTATAGAAGaggtaacatttttaaatgtatcttGTTCTCATCTAGTATGTGTTGTGCATTAATGATTAAACATAAATTATTCAGAAAacaaatttgtgttaaaaaatatggaTGTACATTTTATTCATTCTAATCCTAATATAATCTGGATAATAATCCACATTTTGAAATCAAATGAGTGAGTTGTAATACATGCTGCTATTATGTATGATGTTATAAACATGACAACGATAGAACTGACCGCCCATCAATGACTGGTAGTGGTAGTCTTGTGGCGTATGGTCACACACCCACTCTTCACAGCACTTTCCGGGAATTTGGATGGAGCGAGGGTATGGACAATCAGGGGAGGGCACCCGGACTTTACTGGGACATGTGGCCACGCAACCAATCTCGCCGTTCATGCATACGCATTGGTGTTTGCAGCTGGGTTGGAAGGACTCTCCACTGTGGTAGGTGACGCCACCCAGATCACATGGCTGACCATCTTGAGCTGTGGGCAAACAGATAGAAACCATTGATAATTGATCATTCGCGATACTcttaatcaggggtgtcaaactcaatttacccgggggccactgggtgcagaaactgggtgaagctgggtagcaagaaaagatttcttaaaaaatctaacatgcactttttaattaatttaccttcattgaatggctttcccgccctagcaacatacttgccaaccctcccgatttttccgggaggctcccaaatttcagtgcatgtcctgacaatctcccggggcaaccattctccgtaATTTGTCCCGGTTTTCGCCTGGCCAACAATATTTAGGGCATGCTGTGATAGCACTGCCTTTaaagtcctctacaacatgtcttcGCGTCCACCTTTACgtcatacaaacagcgtgacaGGTGAGCCACATGTTGTATGACACACGGGTGTCTgcagaatgtgtttgtcattcttgtttggtgtgggttcacagtgtgccgcatatttgtaacagtgttaaagttgtttatatggccaccctcattgtgaactgtatggctgttgaccaagtatgccttgcagtcacataCATGTAAATTCAAAAACCAGATACAACATATGACCTGGCTGACACGCTGTTTGCACAGGTTGTAGAGGGTGCTAAAGGCAGAGCCGTTACAACACCCTCTGAATGTTGGTGTTTGGGTAAGAGATCAACAGAAATTGGAGAGAAAGGATGCTCTGAAATTTAGatgtctcccggaaaaatcgggagggttggcaagtatgacgctgtcaagcgccattaatataaaacttgcgggccgcactaacataaaATGTTCACATCAAGGTGAGGGTTGCAAAATAACATCTCCATTTGTGGCCCACGGgctgcatgtctgagacccctgctcttaATGAAGGCAGTGGATCTTAACAaaaggactattcaggacctttgtattgtgaggcagatgcactaacccctctaccaccgtgctgccccgccATGAAACAGTCTATTGAAAAGATGGCAACAATCCCTTCACTCAACAAGAGAAGTGTGCAAAAGGCAATGCTAAAAGCCGACAAACTTATGCGCACTCAAGATCGCGCCAATAATAAAGACCGCAGATACTGTTTTCAAGTAGGCTCTAGAGATCAATATTTGCTGCTGAAACAGAGCCCTAAACAGAAAACTTTTGGCAGAACTCCCAAAACAGGTCCAATCTTCTCCCTTGAGAATCTTCCCGAAGAGGaaggaaaataaatgtaatgGTCTGTACCACCACCATATTACAACAAACTCTGAACAAAGTTACACCACCAAAAACACAAGGGAGCACAGTGCCTGTTAAAAATTGTACAAGGACTGGGTAGGTCTATAGCTGTGCAGCCTGGCAACTCAGTCTGATCTCTTGTCAGCTATACGGCCTGGCTATTGAACCTATTTTTTGCACACACAGAAAAAGACCGGCAAGTCCAGTCATATCAGGAACATCCCTGAATCCCCACCATCCACCTAAGATCACTGCATAAGTAGACGACATTCCTATACTACAGGATAACAACAAGATGTCTGCTTCTTGAAAAGTTTACATCTGCCAAAGTAAACTGGGCAAAAAACAAGGCACTGTTGGTTGGTGAATAGGCAAATAAGTATGTGCCCATTCTCCCAGGGGTCTTGACTGGGGAAAAAGAAGGGCTTAAATTTTTAGGCATTGTTTCGGGGAAGGGTTGTTTTAGTGTAAAGAACTGGAAATGGTTGCTGCCTCACCTGTCTTATAGGGGTAGAGTTTTGGTTATCAATAACTTGATCGTCTCGACTCTCTGGTAGAAACCTACTGTCCTAACTCCACCTGTAGCCCTGGTCATGACCATTCAGAAAACCATCTTGGACTTCTTTTGGTCAGGACAGGACTGGATCCGCTCCGCTGTCCTGCACTTACTGGTCAAAGAGAGAAGACAAGGGCTGGTGGACATCCAAGCAAAGATGGCtttcttttgtctttgtaaagCTGGCATGACACTGCACGGCAATGCCATGACTTTGCCAAAAAGACCTGGCAGACTGGGCTTTGACAACACCCCATAAACTAGATCTATCAGGACAAACACCATTTAATTCTTTGGTATTGAAGGCCTcagggaactgtggcatgaaactagCAATACTTACTTGTCAAGGCATGAGAcaaacacttagcataaactatggcattgCGTGaaacaaacaatgacgccaggacgactgactggcaaagacaggcttaaataatgtggTAGCATTATttagcggcaggtgaaaatcataactAGCCGttgcaaccaaaccaaactcaggtgtcaaacaggaactaaaggagtatATAAGAAGTTCTCAATATTATTGGGCTGATTAGAAGACTAGATTGCGACTTGGAGAGAGTAGGACTGACACAATTAAATGCTTTAAATAATACTTAAATATGTACAGTGCAACAAATAGTGGACAGACATTGATAAgaatggccattcaaaacaaaacaaaaaaccagAAAGGAATTTTAACAAACTATGTTGGTTTAGTTCACTGATTAATAGTTCAGGTCATTCATAAAAGGTAGTATCAAAAGTTCTTAAAGTTTATAGGAGTCATATGAGACTGATCGCAGTTCATATGGCCACACGGGTTAGGGTTGTGGATGTGGCAGTTTGTAGTGAGAGTTCAGTTTATGGGCAGGGTGTGTATGAGGTAGTGCAAAGGGCCGCAGAGTAATGAGGTGCGAGGCAAGGGGTTCGGCTACAACCCGCCTGCCGGCTCAACCAGAGCAGGTTGAGTTCAGGGGTTGAGAGGTGAAGATCCTTGGGTTCGGGCTTGAGGCCTATCTAAAGCTCCCCATCCAAGACTTAGGGACCTGGCCAtctcggcttaatatcttaacatcgacacactcccTCATCGCAACTCGGCGCTGATGGTCGgcaccggcttcagatgtccctaGGCTTAGCCACCGCACCTTGCGCGATAGGCTGCAATCCCGTCCAaaagcaaaacctagtaactcacttctagctgattttgagaaaacaaaggaaaaccaatttatcttgatgctgtcttacaaagatctacaaagtcatcaaacgtatagatgttttcttgagctttcattttcttgccgattgagccatggattgaatctgttctcatgaacgtgtgccctttctccagatattttattacaatctcgggtgtgccccattctgcgtttgcacattgggcaagagccgtgtatagcgtccaatttttattttgacctccacagttatctgcccaaaagagtatgcaaggggaagaatcaagaacaatacatttaatgaaggtgcttgcaacgtcctgggccaatcttccaaatatcccctcgtgccatgatatcacataatcaggttgaccgtcggcccccattgtgCAAATGACTCatcaaagacaataaggcgactgacaaagaagctccgattggtcccttgagatactaggtttttctgttgtatctacgcggttatgtggtagttgctaggtcctgccatgcgcgtaacagcttatttacggaacaaattacaatattgcatacactaatgtaaagcatatcacctaggaactccaaaattattatcagctcagttttgaccaaaattgagtttctgggttttgcctttggacaggagtgCGGCGGTCAGGTGAGCGCGTGTGTTAAACTCGCGAGATTAAATGTGGAAACGGCGCAGGTAATATGAGgggatgcccatccatccatccatttcctaccgcttattccctttcggggtcgcggggggcgctggcgcctatctcagctacaatcgggcggaaggcagggtacaccctggacaagtcgccacctcatcacagggctgagGGGATGCCATGAGAGGAAATATAGCTTATTTCCCACCCGAGTTACAttagtgcaggggtctcaaattcaattcaCCTGGGGGACACTGGATGCAgaatctgggtgaggctgggtagggctgggccacaagaaaatattacttaaaaaatatatttttaaaatgtctttattttaattttcaacacaaaataaaatcaaaatattaatgtaacaaAATGACGATAAAGtcttgtgaggcaatgcaaattaaacaatgaaaaaaataacggtttgaattggtccaggttatcgggcaCTGCtattactgacagacaggtgtcgctgtgtgactgcagccaggcacaaaagaaaaccctcgtctccatggcaacgtctctgtcgctttcactcatttgccgcttttccactaacacgggggtaggcaacccagaacgttgaaagagccattttggacccaaataacaaaaattgtctcgATCTGGAGCCAACGGGAGGAGGGGgggtttacagttacggtagcacaattagtcCCAAACGGGCtcacatcacgactaacgtgttacacgtccgattcgcccaacGACTCTGTGTCGGAGTAtaagcgctggggtccagtgcaccacggttttgtattgtcgctcggtccttcggcggagtgcttggGAAGCTATCGGAGTGCTTGGGAAGTAgagggagggagcgagagagacacacacacacagtgacagagagagcaaGCAGGCGGGCTAGCGAgggagggaggaagagcgcgtgcgggtctagtggatAAGCGGCTAAAAAGTTTCTCCGCTTGCATTACGCAATGATGTCAATGTTCGCCCCTCGAGAGCCACAtcccacaccgtgattggtagattccttcagcccTGCACACAACTCTGTCAAGCGCCATTTATAtagaactcgcgggccgcactaacattaaacctATATAATAAGgtaggggccgcaaaataacgtctcgccaattgcggcccgcgttTTTGAGACGCCTGCattagggtgagaagttcagtcactcTAGAgagagtaaagtcgctgctccttcgcttggaaaggaaccagcttaggtggttcgggcatctcgtgcgaaTGCATCACGAGTGTCTctctagggaggtcctcgttgcacgtcccacgGGGAGGAGACCCCACGGCAGGCCAAagaccagatggggggattacctctcctctctggcctgggaacgctttcgggattccccaggagaaagttgctaatgttgctctggagagggaagtctgggggtctctgctggagctgttgtacCCGCGACCCGATtctggataagcggttgaagatggatggatggatggctgtatggatggatgatttcAACTGTAGATGAATATATGGAGTGTGTTACCCATGCAGATGCCAGTGTCAGTGTCGCTCAGCAGTGCGTAGTCACAGTAGAGTTCCTTGTGGTGGTCACAGGGCTCCAACGAGGTGCAGGGCTCGCCAAACTGCCTGGCACACACTTTACAGCAACCACATCCATCCAGCACCAAGCTGGTTCCTACTGGGCAGAGAGGAGGGTCTGCAGGGCAAGCACAAGGTTGGGGGCAATCCTGGGCCACTGTCTGCAACAAACACAACTAATGTCAGATTTAGCCGtataaagggggaaaaaaagtatgaACCGGAAAAGCACATCCGCCCGGCCCTATCAATAAATGTTAAAGAATCCTTTAGAAAAGAAAAATCCTGAATTGAGGGTAAATCAGGTCACTCAACAGACGGACAGACAAAAACTCCCCAGCGAATCAATGGATATATAACATTTCCAAATGATGTTTGACAGTGTATTAGGAAGTTCTTTAGGAACCTGCCAGTCAGGGTTGGGGGTCAGTTGTGTTTATAAAATGCAATCAGTGAGGACGCAACCTCTCTCTGGCGGTTTCCGTTTGACATTGCGGTTTGAGTGGAGCGCGTGGGACGGCAGCTATCTTTCACACGAgtataatcagaatcagaatcagaatatcTTTATTGTCTTTGTATGGAAACAACAAAATTGGACATCAATCCAGCTCAGTGCTTTTAAAACCACCTACATGAAATAGTCCCAagacaacaaacaataataaaacaatttgaaattccatccatccatccatttttttaccgcttgttccctttggggttgcggagggcaCTGGAActtatatcagctacaatcaggcggaaggcggggtaacgtactcagtggtctagtgattagagtgtccgccctgagatcggtaagttgtgagttcaaaccccggccgagtcataccaaagactataaaaatgcgattcattcctttcctgcttggcactcagcatcaagggttggaattgggggttaaatcaccaaaaatgattcctgagtgcggcacagctgctgctcactgctcccctcacctcccagggggtgatcaagggtgataggtcaaatgcaaagaataattttgccactccaagagtgtgtgcgacaatcattggtactttaactttaacttaatttttgcaccctggacaagtcgccacctcatcgcagcaatttAAAATTTAAGAACATAATACAATGTTAAAAACACATTGCATGGTAGATCTCTATCAGAGGTGAGCAAGTTAATAAAGTGGTGAGTGTTCAGGTACATGCAGAGTTTAGGGCAATAACAGGTCTagaatacataattttttttatggggaatagtttggttggtagagtggccgtgccagcaacttgaaggttccaggttcgatccccgcttccgccatcctagtcattgtcgttgtgtccttgggcaagacacctgctcccattgccacccacactggtttaaatggaacttagatattgggtttcactatgtaaacgtgctttgagtcactagagaaaagcgctatataaatataattcacttcacttcatttcaatCTATTTGTCCTTGCTTTGATGGTCTTTTAGCGCCTCCCTGAGGGCAAGGGTTCAAGCCTGGGTGGAATGAGTCCCTGAGGATGCTGTTTGCTCTCCCGTTGCAGTGTGAATtctgtgaatgatatttatatagcgcttttctgtagtgactcaaagcgctttacatagtgaaacccaatatctaagttacatttaaaccagtgtgggtggcactgggagcaggtgggtaaagtgtcttgcccaaggacacaacggcagtgactaggatggcggaagcgggaatcgaacctaaccctcaagttgctggcacggctactctaccaactgagctataccggtcTACCAACTGAGTTATACAGGTCCTCTAGAGATGTAAGAGGACATGCAATGAACCGCTGGGCCACGTTTAAGACCCCCTACCTTGCCACCTGTGTCCAGACAGTGAGTTGTGCGCAGGCTGGAAATAGTCATGTGACGGGTGCATGAGGAAATTAGGCAAGGTGTTTTGTTTCACCTGCCTAATTTATCATCCAGGCCAGGTGTAtccaaacattttgacttggATGTGGTcggtttacatacatacatacatacatacatacatacatacatacatacatacatacatacatacatacatacatacatacacataggcgtcgatctacatttctgccagtgagGGCTTGGACGGGCGGTAAATCTGCCGCTACTTTTCTGAGCATGCCCGGTCTTTGCCTGGTGGTGAGAAAGAATTTGCTcgggccccgaagcacccacTGGATCGCCgcttatgtacatacatacatacatacagtcgcgatcaaaagtttgtgtacacttgtaaagaacataatatcatggctgtcttgagtttccaataatttctacaactcttattttgtttgtgattaagtgattggagcacatacttgattGTCACAAAgaacattcatgaaatttggttcttttatttatttattatggctctactgcaaatgtgaccaaatctgctgggtcaaaagtatacatactgcaatgctaatatttggctacatgtcccttggcaagtttctctGCAAAGGGgtgcttttggtcgccatccacaagcttctggcaagcttttggttgaatttttgaccactccttttaaccaaattggtgcagttcatctaaattggttggttttctgacatggacttgtttcttcagcattgtccacacgtttaagtcaggactttgggaaggccattctaccACCTTAATTCTAacatgatttagccattcctttaccacttttgacgtgtgtttggggtcattgtcctgttggaacatccaattgcgcccaagacccaacctccaggctgaagattttaggttgtcctgaagaatttggaggtaatcctcctttttcatggtcccatttactctttgtaaaataccagttccattggcagcaaaacaggcccagagcatactacaaccaccaccatgcttgacagtagaagtggtgttcctggtattaaaaggcctcaccttttctcctcctgggtattgtggccaaacagctaaatgttttgtttcatctgacgtcacatggacaaagataagaccttctggaggaaagttttgtggtgaagcctgtttcgcaggtttccctgctcgtcaggggattttattgcaTTAAATAAAAGGGTgggtttagaaaaaaaacaatatgacTCCTTCAATGCGCCCTATAACCCGGTGCCCCCTATATATGAACAAAGATCAAAAATGGACCtatcatcggcagtgcgcctaataatccggtgcgccctatggtcgggaaaatacggtaaacatttttaaacatttcacCACATCTCCACCGTGCCACACGCAGGACCAACATTGCAATATTACCACATTCATGTACAACCTTACAAAGATTTTCTGCATCAGAGATCTCCTTTAACAACATTTGGGTGTTGAAAAGAGAAATGTTTTACATTCGTTTCTCTATCTGAGTCACACATGTTTAAAGTACTTGAGTAAAATCTTGCGATTCTTTTGCACATTTTCTGAGCTCTGTATGTTTTGCTATGATAATTAATGACAATTTCTTGCCAATTTTATTTCATATTGGTGAAATAATTAGTCAGTTATACTTCTATGTATGTGATTGAAGTAcgggactgtctcagaaaatttgaatattgtgataaagtcctttattttctgtaatgcaactaaaaatatgaaaatgtcatacattctggattcattacacatcaactgaaatattgcaagccttttattattttaatattgctgattatggcatacagcttaagaaaactcaaaaatcctatctcaaaaaattaaaatatttcctcagaccaagtaaaaaaaaaagagatttataacagcaaaacaaaatcaagcctttgaaaatgtcaaataatgcactcagtacttggttgggaatcctttagcacggattactgcatcaatatggcgtggcatggaggcaatcggccagTGGGATttctgaggtgttatggatgcccaggatgcttcaatagcagcctttagctcatttgcattattgggactggtgtctttcagcttcttcttcacaataacccacaaattctctatgaggttcaggtcaggaaagttggcaggccaatggaggacagtaatgccgtggtcagtacaccagttactggtggttttggcaccgtggacaggtgccagatcatgctggaaaataaaatcatcatctccatagagcttttcaacagacaCAGCTTCAATAGcggtattcccatggtcaagccattACTgaactctagaccagtggtccccaaccaccgggctgcggcccgaTTAGtaccacagaataattttttattaaaaaaaaaatatctatattaaatcaacataaaaaacacaatatacacctacaattagtgcaccaaccacaaacacctccatttttcatgacaaagaagaagaagaaaaaaaaaataattggggagccatgtcagctgctggttatGGTCCATTgtgtccagagtcaatgcagctgtgtacatgtttccatctgttgtaaagctctatggagatgatgatttaattttccagtatgatctggcacctgctcacagtgccaaaaccagcagtaccTGGTGTACTGACCTctattggcctgccaactctcctgacctgaaccccatagagaatttgtggggtattgtgaagaagaagctgaaagacaccagtcccaataatgcaaatgagctgaaggccgctattgaagcatcctgggcatccataacacctcagcaatgccacaggcctcttgcctccatgccacgccgcattgatgcagtaatccgtgcaaaatgattcccaaccaagtactgagtgcattaattgacattttcaaatgtttgattttgttttgctgttagaaatcttttttttttacttggtctgaggaaatatttgaattttttgagataggatttttgagttttcttaagctgtatgccataatcagcaatattaaaataataaaaggcttgtaatatttcagttgatgtgtaatgaattcagaatgtatgacattttcttgtttttagttgcattacagaacataaaggactttatcacaatattcaaattttctgagacagtcctgtatataaaCTACTATTCTGTTCaatttacatataaaaaaaatacaacaacaaaaaaaaaacatttcaatgttTTCCAATATTATGTGGAAAGGGTACCAATTTGGCATCAACATTGGGTAATATACAAACAAACCTGTAATAATCCGGCACTTGTGCAGTACAATGGTTTTATTTTCCTTTGCACCACAAAAATTAGACACCATCCAGTATGTGTGGCACTTTTAAATGTGTCTTCAATTATAAAGTGCtgtataaatcaattttttttttttaaatcaatagcTTTCAACGTTGAAAAGTATTTATAAATTCAGTATTTACCCCAACAAAGCTGTCAAAGCATTAGTTTGACATCATTTACACCTGAAAAAAAGATGCAACCCAAATAACACACCTTTTATATTACTAATATTTCTATTACTATTACATTACTGACATTGTACCAAATATTGCCTAATACTATGCTTCAgctgcagaaaaaaaatgtattccaaaaaaagtttttaaaacagACATCCAAACATTAAAGTGTACTGTTAGGGTTCAACACATGCAAACATGGCCGCTAGAGGGAGACATAAACGGCATAAAGCATAAAGGTAGGTGGCAGTTCATGCTGCCCATGTTTTGATTCTGTGTATTTTAGATATACAGATAACATTGAGGAAATATTGGGATTCCAGCTACCTACTGTGTATAGATGAATAGATTACAAGTTTAAGGTCTTTCATTTAGGATGTTAACACCGAATGACGTATTATAAGGAGCTTTGACCTTACAAACTATGCCTGCAATGTTGATTATAAAACGACTTACCGATGAGATTATGAGTAGAAAAAGGCAGAATGTGGCTAAAGTCTCCACGGACATGGTTCTTCACAAGTGGATGTCCACTCTGTTGTGTCCAACAATCTACTGGTTTCCTTTGGAAAGGCGTCGTGTTTTGTTGAGTTGCTTGTAGCAG contains the following coding sequences:
- the ccn2b gene encoding CCN family member 2b: MSVETLATFCLFLLIISSTVAQDCPQPCACPADPPLCPVGTSLVLDGCGCCKVCARQFGEPCTSLEPCDHHKELYCDYALLSDTDTGICMAQDGQPCDLGGVTYHSGESFQPSCKHQCVCMNGEIGCVATCPSKVRVPSPDCPYPRSIQIPGKCCEEWVCDHTPQDYHYQSLMGEPSQVHPLPSLQPISVSLPALERESPRDNCIVQTTAWSECSATCGMGVSSRITNDNHRCQLERQTRICMIRTCNGQQEKEIKRGKKCVRTPKTQTGMRFELSGCYTTRIYKPKFCGVCTDNRCCSPHITITAEVTFQCPEGDVFKKKMMFIKTCSCHYDCPRPNDIFLASNTRRMIGDYDHSM